In Drosophila ananassae strain 14024-0371.13 chromosome 3R, ASM1763931v2, whole genome shotgun sequence, the DNA window AGAGAGAAACGGGTTCTGAGATCGCTAATTACGCTGCCAGGACTTGTTTTTTCTATTCTGCTCCCAACCCAAAACCGAAACTCTTTTTGCTAATGATGATTTGATGTCTTCCCGTTACAGATTCGTTTGTGAACAGCCAGGAATGGACGATTTCGCGCTCGGTTCCCGATCTCAGGCTGGGAATTGTCGGATCCCTGAACTCGGGCAAGTCGGCGCTGGTGCATCGGTATCTGACTGGTTCTTACATGCAGGAGGAGTCCCCCGAGGGTGGTCGCTTCAAGAAGGAGGTCTTCATCGATGGCCAGAGCTACTTGCTGCTTATCCGCGACGAGGGTGGAGCTCCCGAAATGCAGGTGAGTTTTCTTTTTGGGATTTATTTACTTCTATTGGTTCTGTTAGTTATAAAATATtcatgggaatgggaatgggaatgggaacgGGAACGGGAGAAATGATGTATTGCGGGGGTAGTTCGCTGACTTGGCAGCCGGAAAAGTTTCTCCTGCCGTAGACAAATAAATTTTCCCTTATCATCttgtaaatatttgaattGAGGTCAATATGGGATCAACTGGGAGCAACTTCTTTTGGGGGTTGTTGGTCTCtctgagtttttttttataaatataatttgatTGAAAAGCTTGGGAAAGTAGAACCAACTACTAACTAAAGGTAACTTTTATTCTTTTAACTTTAATGGAAATTTAAAAGCACAACTTTTTGGTATACGAAGTTTCCCTTTTGTCCTTTCAGTCATATTCACAGTTTTTTGCCAGCAATTATCCAAGTTTCTGCCACTCGACTTGCCTCAAAGTTTGTGCCTCAAAGGACTTGGGCTTGGCTGAAGGCATGAGTCACTGGCAATCGAATTTCAACCTTTGCCAGAGACTTTGTCGCAATAGCAGATAAGCGGGCTGTCTTTGCTCCGGTTTTTTGCTCCGACTGGACGGCTATTATGGCAGGACGTGATGCAGCATCATCCACTCCTGGCCGAGAGCCAATAGACCAAAAGGCTAGAGGTTGATCGGGACAAAGTACACAATGCCGTAGTACTCTCAACTGATTGCCAACCCCTGGCTGAGCTTCCGAGCCACAACCCCTGGCACTGTGCAGTTGGGCAATCAAAGTTCCTCCGGGCCCCGAACCTCGAAATGCAATTGAATTTCGTCTTTTGTCAATACGGGCAGTAGGCAGCAGGCAGCAGCGTAATTAAAGTGAACTTAACCACGGGCTATTTACATTCGAAGGGGGCCTTGACTCATTGATTCCCCCGAGGCTTCTGCAGCTCAAGGAGCTTTTGTTCGGCACTTGGCTTTGATATGTAGTCCATACGTACTATGTGTGtattatatattcgcatttaAAATTTGCAATTGCATTTATAATCCCCGCTACCCCGCAGGCCCGGGCCTGGCCCTGAGCCCGAGGCTTAAAGGGTGAAAGTGAGgattataaattttaagcTGCTTTCGCCTTTCACTAGGCCCtctcattttttatttgcgGTTCTATTTACACGACCTGGCGGCAGGGGGGAGGTGCTCTAGGTCTAGGGGGTTGCTCAGTTgccagaaataaaaaaaatgtgccAGACACGCGACCCTCGGAATCCCAATAATGTCCCTATAATCTCCACTGACTGACAGGCTTTCGCGATTTCCCGACTCCCGTCGCTGGccatttttattcaaattgcattttttttgcttcCGTTTGCTGTTTAATTACAAGTTTGGATGAAATTTTTGCAAGTCAAGCAGATGATTGACCTAAATTATCGATAGGATGCATAACAAAGGATTAGGATTTGGGGGAAGTTTTGGCACGAGGACAGTCTTGGAAGCACAGTACAGTTTGGGAGCAATTTTAGCGGCTACTGTTTTAGAGCAACTATTGTCATACATTGaggaaaactatttttttcgCTTCATTTCACAATTTCTCTTCATTGCATGTGTTGCATAAGCGTCACCCTTCACTTCCCGTCAAACTGTCAATCAACCCTCGCACTTGAGAGCACAAACTTAGATCCTCCCCCTCCCAAATGAATAATTTCTTCCAATTCACAAATTCGAAGCAAACGATTCAACTAATTTCATATCACTTTCTACTTTCTTTGGCCAGTTATATCTGTGTAGAACACAATAAACCCATATTTCATAAGCAAAATAACCCTCATTTGTGTCAGAGCCAGCAAAAGTTACACCAACTGTAGCAGCCACCCCCCAGAACCCAGAACCCAGAACCCATGGGCCCACCCTCGCCAGCCATAGTCGCCCCGACTTTGGGTGAAATCAGTCATTCAATGGGTGACTCGTCGCCACTCGGTCGCGTTCTGTagtttttctctttttattgTGTCCTGCGACGGAGGATATCATTACCATATAGGAGGGGCGGGGAGAGACGTCTGGAGCGACAACAATATTGCATGCGACAAGGAATTGTCGATTCGAGACAAGTACAGAAATGCTAATTCCAATAGGagctttttataaaaattattaagaaaaaatagtaaattggataatgaataaaaaaaaataagaataaaaatgtttactcTTTGGAActatatctaaaaatatttttgaaaaagtatCTATATTTCTAACACGCACTGTACTGGCTCTATAGCATACATATGTGCAGTAAGCACTCGCAGGAAACCCCCAggactctcacacacacacacagatggTTCGAGCCTTTCGTCGCCGTTCGTTGCAACTTTTTTGCGTCCCCCGTTTTGGTCTGCTCTTCGTTTTGCTTTCCTGTTTCCTCTGCATACATTTTCACAACAAATCATAAAAAGTGCCAATGATGGCGACGCCAGCTGAGTGGGAGTGGGGGGTCCTTCCaaccaaccacccaaccacctaACCACCCACTCGCCAGAACACAATGCACACAGCAACACAGGACAGCAGACTGTGTCCTCGTTGCCAGGATGTTCTGGCTGCCAGTTGTTTGTCGACTGGCGTCGCGTGCGGGCGGCTTTTTTCTCCGGGTACTAGTCCTCTGCTGTGACAGGATAACGTAATACATacaaacactcacacacacacacagacagacagagCACAGAAAGAGCTCCATGAGCGAGTTACATAAATAATTGAGAAACAGAAGTCCAGGTAAAATGCCTTTTGGTgaatatttaattgatttgcTCGAAATACTTTCAATCAATATTAACTGGAATACTCCTGGAGTAGTCCTCCTCGGCAATAATCCTgcgcagcaacagcagagccTGTTTACATCCCATATAAGAGTTCATTATCCTGGCGAACTGTTAAAGTGTAGgcttttgtgtgtgtgtatgccAGGCATACGAAAATCACTAAAAAGTTTAACACACGCCTGGCGAGCGGAGCTCAAGGCTTCAAGTGCTTCATTAGCGACTTTctcaagtgtgtgtgtgcgctagaagaaaaaaaaaacatactcCTTTCCCGCAAGGAACTCCTTCTCAGGTTGTGTGTCCATTGTTTGGCTTGCTTCCGCCAGACATCCCATTTTGTTTACACCCCTTTCCCTAACAGCCCAGGCCCAAGTCGCAGGACCCTCGCAAAGTCAAGGACTCGTCGCGTCCCAAAACGTTGTTTTCGCAGCACACTCTTTGTTTTTAATTCTTGGCTTTcagttttatgtttttctgcCTTCTGCCCATTTTCTCATACTATTTTGCATCCTCTCGTATCCTTACAGTTCGCTGGCTGGGTGGATGCCGTAATCTTCGTGTTCAGCCTGGAGAACGAGGGCAGTTTCAACACCGTCTACAACTACTACACCAAAATGGCGCACTTTCGCAATGGCCAGGAAATACCAATGATTTTGGTTGGGACGCAAGGTAAGTGATGTGGCTTTACTACAATATTCTAGAACTTAAAACTATGAATCATAAAGTAACAGATAATTTATGGATTATGGCGTAACTTATGGCTCATACCTTATAATTATAAAGTATACATTCTCAAATACAGTTTGTTTCGTAAACCATTAATCAATAGAATATAATAGTTCATAGAACTACTCGTAATAGTACCTGAGGAATACTCGAACTCCTTAAAGAAGGTATTTGATTTTCGGACCAGTTCTTAAAATCATAATAAATCATCCTTGAAACCCTCTTTCATAAACAGTCTGTTATTATATGAATATCACAAACACATCCTAACGTTCTCTGTCagattaaaaaatacaaaaaaattcaatatccAATTTTTAGATGCCATCAGTGAGCGTAATCCTCGCGTGATTGACGACACCCGTGCCAGGAAGCTGGCTAGTGATCTGAAGCGCTGCTCCTACTACGAGACCTGCGCAACGTATGGCTTGAATGTTGAGCGCGTCTTTCAAGATGGTAAGGTTTCtcttttaaatattcaaagaaACAAAATCTAAGCTAAGTTTTTGTGTTTCCCTCTCAACAGCCTGTCAGAAGATCCTATCCCAGCGCCTGCCCCTACCGCCCCAAGTCCAGCCGGCGAGGCCCACCACACCCCAGGGCAGTCGTCTAGGACTGGGGCCCTACCAAGCGCCCACCAACGGACAGCGcagccagcagcagctgccacTGCGGATGAGTGCAGACTTCGCCCAGGCCGAGCAGAAGCACTGGTCTCTGCAGGCCAGTGCCTCCTCCTCGTCGGTGGCTGCCACCACAAACGAGAACAACAACATTACCAAATACAATCCTGGAGCGGCCAACCCATTGCAGGGCGACTGTTCGCAGGTACAGCTGCGAGATCCTCGCGACCTGGCGCCGCCACCCGGAAAGGAGTTGCCCACGCCCACCTCGACCCCCACAACCAGCCGAAAGAGCCGGCGGCGCTCTAACCTGTTCATCCCCTCCTCCTCGAAGAAGGCCGACAAGGAGAAGGATCCAAAGGGCAGCGAACTGGGAAGTGGCAGGTCGATTCCAATCAAGCAGGGCTATCTGTACAAGCGCTCGAGCAAATCCCTGAACAAGGAGTGGAAGAAGAAGTACGTGACGCTGTGCGACGACGGAAGGCTCACCTACCATCCGTCACTGCACGACTACATGGACGACGTGCACGGCAAGGAGATTCCTCTGCAGTACGTCACAGTGAAGGTGCCTGGACAGAAGCCACGCGGCTCGAAGAGCATTATTACGAACAGTGCACTCACCAGCTCCCTCCTGGCCAACGGGCAGAGGGCTCAGAACACGCTGAGTGACGGAATCGGTTGCCTGACGCTGGCCAAGGATAACCAGCGCAAGCTGAACGAGAAGCTGTCGCTCCTGGGCGCTGGATCGGGAGCAGCTGGCGCTGGAGCAGAGCCCCTGAAGTCGAACAGCTCGCAGCAGACCAGCGGGGACGAGGGCATAGCCATGTCGAACTCGAACTCCCAAACCTTCAACCCTGGCGAAGCGGCGGCCACAGCCGGCAAGTTGGAGGCACAGACACCGAATGTCAAGAAGCGCCACCGCCGTATGAAGAGCAGCAGCGTGAAGGCCAACGAGGCGGATGACAACGATGGCTACGAGTTCTACATCGTCTCGCTGGACTCCAAGCAGTGGCACTTCGAAGCCGCCAATTCGGAGGAGCGCGACGAGTGGGTGGCAGCTGTCGAGCAGGAGATCTTCAAGAGCCTGCAGAGCATAGAGAGCAGCAAGACCAAGCAGGTAACCAGTACGGACCTGGCCGCCATGTTGGCCATCCGACAGAGGGTTCCAGGAAATGGATATTGCGTTGACTGCGGAGCACCAAGTAAGTTCTAGTCGAAGCCATGTGTTTGTAGAGTTCTGTGACTTATTTCTTTCAACTTTCTAGATCCGGAATGGGCCAGCTTGAATCTGGGAGTACTCATGTGCATCGAGTGCTCGGGCGTGCATCGCAATCTGGGCTCTCATATTTCCAAAGTTCGCTCCTTGGGTCTGGATGACTGGCCGTAAGTAACTATTATTTTCAACCTACTCTTCAGTTTCTAATCAAAATTCCTCTCATAAAAGGTCTCCGCATCTCAGTGTGATGCTTGCCATCGGTAATAGCTTGGCCAACTCTGTTTGGGAGTCGAATACCAGGCAGCGGGTGAAGCCCAACCCCCAGGCCAGTCGGGAGGAGAAGGAGCGGTGGATACGGAGCAAGTACGAGGCCAAGGAGTTCCTCACCCCACTCGGCAGTGGATCTTCAGGGCATCCAACCCCGAGTCCAGGCCAGCAGTTGATCGAGGCGGTTATTCGAGCAGACATTAAGTCAATCGtttccattttggccaacTGTCCGGCGGAGGTGACCAATGCGAATGTCAGTGCGAGGGATGTGCGCACTCCACTGCTGCTAGCCTGTGCCATAGGCAACCTGGCCATCGCCCAGCTTCTGATTTGGGTAAGACATCTGCAAAAAAGAACTTATATATACAAGTTTACttatatatacctttttttctCCCAGAATGGCGCCAACATCAAGCACACGGATCACGAGGGACGCACCTGCTTGGCCTATGCCCGAGCCGCCCAGTCCCTGGCCACGGCCAAGTCGATGAAGGCAGCAGCTGCCGCGCAAGCCGGCACCACAATCCCGGCCCCAGCACCGCCAGCCAATGGCGGAATACCGGCTCCCCAGTACAACGTAGAGGACACGACGGCGCTGGTGGAGCTGCTAGAGGGATTGGGTTGCCCCGAGGCGGCTCCCTTGACCGCCAGCGGAACGCTGCCGCGGAGACGCGATACCCTGGGCACGCCGTACGAGAAGTCGGTGTCGGGCGTGATCTGAATAATATAGCAAAATTTCAAATATGATTAACGTGAATTAGCAATTGTGAAACTCATTCGATTTTGTTGTATGTAACTGAGAAATAGTTTAATTTCGAGCATAAACTTGTATAGCGATTAGTGAAATAGGTTTTAGGAATGTTGTGCAAATGttttactattattattatttggcGAGCGTTGAATGAAAATTCACAggatttatttatgtttttttttagtttgtttaGTTCCTAAGGCCACGAAACCTGTACAGCCCTGTTGTGTAATCTCAAgtgtataatttattattttcttattacGTACTACTGTAATTGTTTTTATCGTGTGCAGGTTTTTAGTATCGTTTGCAAAACAACTAATTAGTAATATTACTTTCCAACTCTGTTACCATCAGCAGATAATACAAAagactattaaaaaaaaggagaaaaaaatataaatagcaCTTAGCAATAGGCACAAGCTGATGCAAAATATACGTATAAACGGAATGAATCTAAGattaaagccaaaaacaaactTAAACTATTCAATATACACAAacacatatattatatacatagTTGAAATTGCTTGATAATCGGTTAAAATGAATGAAAATGCCTAAAAAATAGCTTATGCTGAACCAAAATCACAAATAAGACAAAATCCCTGCTAATAGAGACCCCACAAAGTAAAAGTTTAAAGCTCGTTTGACAGGTTGATGGATCTGTgccgaattgaaaaaatttaattgaaagtatttcaaacaaattatacaaaataGTTATAAATCAATCTATAATTACTATATGTATACACCCCCTATATTGTGTACGCTATTTGTACGAATTACAAACCACACAACGTGACAAACTCAATATAATTGGAAGGAGAAGTAGCacacaaaatccaaaaaaaaaaaccacaaaaaaatgacaaaaagaaaaatctttaaataaaaatctattaaaattttacaatttattgttttatttcaattttttaggATTTATAAACTTTATATATTGGGCTACATAGTTCCTCATGCTCACACCTTTTAGGAACTATAGAAAATTCTATGATCTTGCTATTGCTCTGGATCTGGTCCATAGACTAGTTATCCAGATACTCCATCCCATATCCGATATCCTAATCCCATACTCCATATATCATATATAGTTAGTTAGTTATAGTTATATAGTTAGTTTAGATTCTATACTCCGTTGttggaataaaaaatagttaacaaattttaaactatttattttcaatgctTTTTATAGTCTATATCTTGGGCTACCCAGTTAATGCCTTTATAATCCCACATTTTAGATACTATAGTGCTATGGTACTATagtaaaatagtttaaaaattgtGGTCTATGGGTTGTCAATGGTTTTTATATGGGCTAGTAGGTGGATCTTGGGTTAGTTAATATCTTTATAATCCAATATTTTAGGAACTATGGCATATTTTATGATCCTACACTCCATATGCAGTTCAGATCCTGTCACtagaataaaaaacaaatacatttttgtggTAGGGCGCTTTAttgaaacaaacaaaatctaACAAGCTTTCAATTTTGGAAACGAATGGTTTGAATGATGGAGAATTTGGTTTATATAGGTATATGTGCGACATTTTTCCTTATTTCGTTGATGGGGAAGTTGCATTCGAGTCCCACGAGCGAGACTTCATTGGTTAAGACTTCATTACATTGTAAGTTGTTAAACATATATGGTTGTTAAAACGAAAATCACGCGTAAAGGTTGTCCCAAGCGTGCAATTTGAAATGTGTTCCGTATACCCTGCCGAACCGAGAACGTAACACAACTGGTAGAAGGTCGAGTGGCACTGGATACACAGTCCAGCTCGAAGCAGGGAAGGCGGAAATTGGGAATCGACGTGGTACATTAAGAAATAAACCGATTGGCAGGCTGATCCACTCTGGTCGCTGTCATTCCGCTTTCGTTCTCCTTGGCCTATTCACGAACGTGTGTCTGTGCCGTGAACTGCCTGGGCCCTCGCCTTCTCCTAggttttacatttttttttgcatttgttttttagtcttgattttgttttttttttcctttatctGATGTATTGATTTGGCCATTTGTCCTTTAAACATTAGCTGGGGTTCGTCATCGTATTTGCCATCGAGTTGAAAGTGAACGTTTTTGATTGATATTCTGTTATGGTTTGGTCTAAACACAACAAGCAAAATCCACGCAATGCTGCTGCATGGGCTGATGGGCTGTCATCCGCTGATGGTaacagtttcagtttcataatttctttttctttttttttggttttttgtggGGGAAACAGTTTTGCGGCCACAACCGAGGCTGCAGCAGCGATTGCTGTATTGGTTTTGCCGTCGTCCGCTGGCCACGGCCATCGTTAACTTTGGAACTCCATGTCGTTTGTTGGTTGTACAGAGAGAACACGCTCGCACCCTTTTTTGCTCGCATTGCATCTGGTCTGCAGTTGCCCTTGCCGTCGTAGCCGCTCCTCTCGGACCAGttcattttttgttggccttgAACTTGGCGTAAAAGCTCTGGATCTGGGCATAGCGTACGGGTATCGAATCTAGGATGCCGGTGTAGCTGAAGTTCTGCTGCTGGCGGTTCTTCTCGTGCAGGTTATCGCCCGACAAGTAAGTCACCACATTCTTCTGCAACTCGCTTACGTGCGGATCGGCATGATTGGCCACCAAGTGATTGCAGAACTGAGCAATCTGCAGAAAAACTGAAGCGTCACGatctgaaaaataaaaaacaaaaatattagttCTCACTTTCATTTTAACAATCCGTCATCCGTCCGATAAACTCACCCATCTTGCGTGATATCTTCAGAAGCGAAAGAGGCTGGCTCTCGTTATCGCGCTGGGCACGCAAGTGGCGGTTGCCGTGCTTGAATTCCTGCTCCAGCCAACGGATGACATGGCGAACGTTCTCGCTGCGCTTTTTCAAGTCATCCAGCTCATTAAGTACTAAAAAGAGATTAGATTTGAAGAAACAAATGATTCAACGTAAGAAAAGTGGTAAACTATATAGTATTCTTGGTAAAGCCAAGTTAGAGACATCCTACccttttattaaatatgtatTATGCAAAGGAATCAACCCACCCTTCCCTCAGGACACTCACCTGCATTTGGAATGAGGACAATGCACTTCTTGGTCCTCACCAACGACTTGACAATGCCATTGTATTCGGTCAATGCCTTCGAATCGACCACAACAAATGGGGACATCACCACATGGGCGGGACTGTCACGGAGCTCCTCCTCGAGGGCCTCGACTTCGTTTTGCAGCCACAGCTTACCCATGAGTTCGCATTTCTTTGACATGGCCTCCGAACGCTCCTCGTCGGCGCCCGAGCTCGATTGTACATTGAGTTTCTCAATGACGCTGTTTGTGGTCGTGGAGGCGGAGGTGCCGCCTGCCACCGAGGTGCCAGTGGCGCTGGCTAAGGCGGCCGCCGCCTTCTCGGCATTGCGATTTCTTAGGTAGCCCTTGCGCGGTACCTTGCGGCACTCCTCCACAGTGTCCTTCTCCTCGTTGCTGGTGTAGCTCTTGCGCACGATGCCGTTCTTGCGGTCGGAGTAGCGACGAGTGCGTCCCTCATTCCGCTTGGTGCGATTGGTTTTCGGAGCGGTACGACGTTCCCGGCGACGGGAGCCACCACCCTTCTTCTCCTCGCGTTGCTTCTTCTTCTGGTTCTCGGTGAAACGGCGCGTCTTCACGCAGAACCTATAGTTGAACTTCTTCTGCTTGCAGATGAAGAATCCGAAATCGACCATCTTGAAGATGCGGAGAATAGACTCCTCCTGCGGCGTGACTCGCTCGCGTATGATAGTCTCCCAGTCGAGGGTGATCTGGGTGCTTTGGAAGATGTCGAAGTTCTTGAAAGCAAAGTCCTCGGTGAGCGGCACATTGGCGCGGACGTCGAAGAGCTCCACCAATGAGTCCCGGACATTCGAAGTGGTCAACAGCTCCCGCTCAAAGTACACCTTCCGAGTGAAGACGTCTATGTTGCAGTAGTTCAGCAGCTTCATGATCTTGTGCACAAACTCCGGATTCGAGTGGTAGCATCCTATCAGGATTTCCGGATTGATTCGCAGCCAATCGAAGAGCATTTTCAGAGCCCGGATGGTGGGCTCGTTGTGCAGACAATCAATGACGATGTTCGGATTGATCTTGGTATACTTGTTGCGATAAACCAGCTTCTTGGGCGGCTCCGAAAAGGTGATCGGTGCTTGG includes these proteins:
- the LOC6497095 gene encoding centaurin-gamma-1A isoform X1 codes for the protein MSNYHPHSLAHPHPQQLQNQLQNQIQIQHPPPQSRHNHTIPTAAPSATGSSILVAQPPQPLISNSLAIRQEIQRFESVHPSIYAIYELIDLLPLADAQIAQSIRDHVVCIEDSFVNSQEWTISRSVPDLRLGIVGSLNSGKSALVHRYLTGSYMQEESPEGGRFKKEVFIDGQSYLLLIRDEGGAPEMQFAGWVDAVIFVFSLENEGSFNTVYNYYTKMAHFRNGQEIPMILVGTQDAISERNPRVIDDTRARKLASDLKRCSYYETCATYGLNVERVFQDACQKILSQRLPLPPQVQPARPTTPQGSRLGLGPYQAPTNGQRSQQQLPLRMSADFAQAEQKHWSLQASASSSSVAATTNENNNITKYNPGAANPLQGDCSQVQLRDPRDLAPPPGKELPTPTSTPTTSRKSRRRSNLFIPSSSKKADKEKDPKGSELGSGRSIPIKQGYLYKRSSKSLNKEWKKKYVTLCDDGRLTYHPSLHDYMDDVHGKEIPLQYVTVKVPGQKPRGSKSIITNSALTSSLLANGQRAQNTLSDGIGCLTLAKDNQRKLNEKLSLLGAGSGAAGAGAEPLKSNSSQQTSGDEGIAMSNSNSQTFNPGEAAATAGKLEAQTPNVKKRHRRMKSSSVKANEADDNDGYEFYIVSLDSKQWHFEAANSEERDEWVAAVEQEIFKSLQSIESSKTKQVTSTDLAAMLAIRQRVPGNGYCVDCGAPNPEWASLNLGVLMCIECSGVHRNLGSHISKVRSLGLDDWPSPHLSVMLAIGNSLANSVWESNTRQRVKPNPQASREEKERWIRSKYEAKEFLTPLGSGSSGHPTPSPGQQLIEAVIRADIKSIVSILANCPAEVTNANVSARDVRTPLLLACAIGNLAIAQLLIWNGANIKHTDHEGRTCLAYARAAQSLATAKSMKAAAAAQAGTTIPAPAPPANGGIPAPQYNVEDTTALVELLEGLGCPEAAPLTASGTLPRRRDTLGTPYEKSVSGVI
- the LOC6497095 gene encoding centaurin-gamma-1A isoform X2, which gives rise to MLAVKNFFLPERAKAPETPQRFSRMPEAFLRSIRRRSLRVKRAKSLVVPDRSEKRKSDSFVNSQEWTISRSVPDLRLGIVGSLNSGKSALVHRYLTGSYMQEESPEGGRFKKEVFIDGQSYLLLIRDEGGAPEMQFAGWVDAVIFVFSLENEGSFNTVYNYYTKMAHFRNGQEIPMILVGTQDAISERNPRVIDDTRARKLASDLKRCSYYETCATYGLNVERVFQDACQKILSQRLPLPPQVQPARPTTPQGSRLGLGPYQAPTNGQRSQQQLPLRMSADFAQAEQKHWSLQASASSSSVAATTNENNNITKYNPGAANPLQGDCSQVQLRDPRDLAPPPGKELPTPTSTPTTSRKSRRRSNLFIPSSSKKADKEKDPKGSELGSGRSIPIKQGYLYKRSSKSLNKEWKKKYVTLCDDGRLTYHPSLHDYMDDVHGKEIPLQYVTVKVPGQKPRGSKSIITNSALTSSLLANGQRAQNTLSDGIGCLTLAKDNQRKLNEKLSLLGAGSGAAGAGAEPLKSNSSQQTSGDEGIAMSNSNSQTFNPGEAAATAGKLEAQTPNVKKRHRRMKSSSVKANEADDNDGYEFYIVSLDSKQWHFEAANSEERDEWVAAVEQEIFKSLQSIESSKTKQVTSTDLAAMLAIRQRVPGNGYCVDCGAPNPEWASLNLGVLMCIECSGVHRNLGSHISKVRSLGLDDWPSPHLSVMLAIGNSLANSVWESNTRQRVKPNPQASREEKERWIRSKYEAKEFLTPLGSGSSGHPTPSPGQQLIEAVIRADIKSIVSILANCPAEVTNANVSARDVRTPLLLACAIGNLAIAQLLIWNGANIKHTDHEGRTCLAYARAAQSLATAKSMKAAAAAQAGTTIPAPAPPANGGIPAPQYNVEDTTALVELLEGLGCPEAAPLTASGTLPRRRDTLGTPYEKSVSGVI